Sequence from the Enhydrobacter sp. genome:
GCGCCAGTTCCTGTTCCTGCCCTTGGCGCTTCTCATGATGCTCGCAATCTCGCTGGTGTCGCCTCGGCAAGTACGACGGTTGGCGCTGCTGGTTTTTTGCGGCAGCGTGCTGCTTCTGGTCGCTACCTTCGTCGCCGGGGTCGAGATCAAGGGCGCCCGGCGCTGGATTTCGGTGCCGGGCCTGTCGACCCTTCAGCCGTCGGAGTTCGTCAAGCCGAGCCTGGCGGTGATATCCGCCTGGTTGCTGGCGCAGAGTCGGGCCGAAGGCCGCGTGCCCGGCTATTTTCTGTCGACCCTGCTGGTCGGTGGGGTCCTGGCGCTTCTCGTACTGCAACCCGACCTTGGCATGAGCATCGTTGTCGCAGCGGTCTGGGCGGCTCAGCTTTTCGTCGTCGGCTTGCCGATCTGGGTGGCCGGCCTGGCGGCGGTTGGGGGCATCGCCGGGCTCGTCGGAGCGTATTTCAGCTTCGGTCACGTGCGCAGCCGGTTCGATCGCTTCCTCGATCCGTCGTCGGGGGACAACTATCAGGTCAACACCGCGATGGAGGCGTTCATGAACGGCTCCTTGTTCGGCCGCGGCCCGGGTGAAGGCACGGTGAAAGCGCAGCTTCCCGACGCGCACACCGACTTCATCATGGCGGTAGCGGGCGAGGAGTTCGGTCTGTTCGTGTGCCTGATCATCCTGGCACTCTTCGCCTTCATCACCCTGCGCGCTCTGTCGCGGGCGTCGAAGGAGACCAGCCTGTTCATCACGCTCGCCGCGACCGGCCTTGGGGTCCAGTTCGGCCTGCAGGCCGCCATCAACATGGCCTCGACCGTCCAACTGATCCCGGCCAAGGGCATGACCCTGCCGTTCATCTCCTACGGCGGTTCGTCGGCCCTGGCGATGGCGATCGCCATCGGCATGATGCTGTCGCTGACGCGCGAGCATGCCGGCTTGCGGGAGGCCGTGTGATGGCGGAAGTGCGTCCCGTCGTCCTCGCCACCGGCGGTACCGGCGGCCACGTGTTCCCGGCCGAGGCGCTGGCGAGCGAGCTCGAGGCTCGCGGCGTGCCGGTCGCGCTGGTCACCGATTCGCGCGGCCGGCAATGGCAGGGCGGCCTGTCGCGAAAGCCAATCCACTACGTCCACTCAGCCAGCCCGGCCGGCCCTCTGAAGCAGAAGGTGAAGGCGACGTTGATGCTCGTGCTCGGCCTGGTCGACGCATGGCGGGCGCTGGGCCGCATCGATCCCTCGGCCGTGATCGGTTTCGGCGGCTATGCATCGGTGCCCACCCTGGTGGCGGCGCGCCTGCGCGGGTTGCCCTCGATGCTGCACGAGCAGAACGCCGTGCTGGGCAAGGCCAATCGGTTGGTTCTGCGCGGCGTATCACGGATCGCCACCTCTTTCGCTCACACCCGCTTCGTCGTCGACGGCGATCCGCGCGCGCGGCTGGTGGGCAACCCCGTGCGCGAGGCTGCGTGCGTGCTGCGCGGCTCGCCCTATCGTGCGCCGGGCGCCGATCGTGTGATCGACGTCCTGGTGTTCGGCGGCAGCCAAGGGGCTGCGTCGTTCAGTCAGGTGATCCCGGACGCCATCCTGTCGTTGCGGCCTGCTTTGCGCAGTCGTCTGCGCGTGGTCCAGCAGTGTCGTCCTGAGGACGTCGATCGTGTGCGCAAGGTCTACCGCCAAGCCGGCATCGTCGCCGAGCTCGCGTCGTTCTTCGCCGACCTGCCGCAGCGCATGGCCTCCGCCCATCTCGTGATTGCGCGTTCGGGAGCGTCGACGGTCGCCGAGCTGGCGGCCATCGGCAGACCGGCCATTCTGGTGCCCTATCCCCATGCCGCCGACGACCATCAG
This genomic interval carries:
- a CDS encoding cell division protein FtsW — translated: MIQVPRDDRSLIGQWWWTVDRWSLGAILGIMAFGVLLTLAASPPAAERIGADSFMFARRQFLFLPLALLMMLAISLVSPRQVRRLALLVFCGSVLLLVATFVAGVEIKGARRWISVPGLSTLQPSEFVKPSLAVISAWLLAQSRAEGRVPGYFLSTLLVGGVLALLVLQPDLGMSIVVAAVWAAQLFVVGLPIWVAGLAAVGGIAGLVGAYFSFGHVRSRFDRFLDPSSGDNYQVNTAMEAFMNGSLFGRGPGEGTVKAQLPDAHTDFIMAVAGEEFGLFVCLIILALFAFITLRALSRASKETSLFITLAATGLGVQFGLQAAINMASTVQLIPAKGMTLPFISYGGSSALAMAIAIGMMLSLTREHAGLREAV
- the murG gene encoding undecaprenyldiphospho-muramoylpentapeptide beta-N-acetylglucosaminyltransferase, whose amino-acid sequence is MAEVRPVVLATGGTGGHVFPAEALASELEARGVPVALVTDSRGRQWQGGLSRKPIHYVHSASPAGPLKQKVKATLMLVLGLVDAWRALGRIDPSAVIGFGGYASVPTLVAARLRGLPSMLHEQNAVLGKANRLVLRGVSRIATSFAHTRFVVDGDPRARLVGNPVREAACVLRGSPYRAPGADRVIDVLVFGGSQGAASFSQVIPDAILSLRPALRSRLRVVQQCRPEDVDRVRKVYRQAGIVAELASFFADLPQRMASAHLVIARSGASTVAELAAIGRPAILVPYPHAADDHQTANARAFEAVGACIVILHREFNADTLAAWLRELFDDPRHLVDMAAAARGAGRPDAAARLADLVGELIAAPALSPSGAAA